The following proteins come from a genomic window of Chiloscyllium punctatum isolate Juve2018m chromosome 49, sChiPun1.3, whole genome shotgun sequence:
- the LOC140469554 gene encoding uncharacterized protein isoform X1 produces MSKRPRSHTGERLWKCGDCGKGFLYQSRLEMHQRSHTGEKPFTCSDCGMGFPQSSHLLIHQRVHTGERPFTCSLCGKGYTQSSHLQIHQRVHTGERPFTCSDCGKGFTQSSSLRKHQRVHTGEKPFTCSQCGKGFTQSSDLLIHQRAHTRERPFICPDCGKGFTQSSNLQTHQQIHTTERPFTCSDCGKRFNHSSSLRIHQRVHTGEKPFTCSECGKRFTQSSNLRSHQQVHTGKKPFTCSKCGKGFIRSSHLLIHQRVHTGERPFTCSDCGKVFNQSSNLLSHQRVHTGERPFTCSDCGKGFNQSSNLWRHRQVHTGKKCSLRQLTC; encoded by the coding sequence ATGTCCAAACGTCCgcgcagtcacactggggagagactaTGGAAATGTGGTGATTGTGGGAAGGGATTTCTTTACCAATCCCGTCTGGAAATGCACCAacgcagtcacactggggagaagccgtTTACTTGCTCCGATTGTGGAATGGGATTCCCTCAGTCATCCCACCTGCTGATACATcagcgagttcacactggggagagaccattcacttGCTCCCTGTGCGGGAAAGGATACACACAGTCATCCCACCTGCAGATACATcagcgagttcacactggggagagaccattcacctgctctgattgtgggaaaggattcactcagtcatctaGCCTGCGgaaacaccagcgagttcacactggggagaaaccattcacttgttcccagtgtggaaagggattcactcagtcatctgACCTGCTGATACATCAGCGAGCTCATACTCGGGAGAGACCGTTCATCTGCCCtgactgtgggaagggattcactcagtcttcCAACTTGCAGACACACCAGCAAATTCACACCAcagagagaccattcacctgctctgactGTGGAAAGCGATTTAACCATTCATCCAGCCTGCGGatacaccagcgagttcacactggagagaaaccATTCACCTGTTCTGAATGCGGGAAGAGGTTTACCCAATCATCCAATTTGCGGAGTCACCAGCAAGTTCACACGGGGAAGAAACCATTCACCTGCTCCaaatgtgggaagggattcattcGGTCATCCCACTTGCTGatacaccagcgagttcacacgggagagagaccattcacctgctctgattGTGGGAAGGTGTTTAACCAATCATCCAACCTGCTCAgtcaccagcgagttcacacgggagagagaccattcacctgctctgattGTGGGAAGGGATTTAACCAATCATCCAACCTGTGGAGACACCGACAAGTTCACACCGGGAAGAAATGTTCACTCCGTCAACTCACCTGCTGA